In Aquimarina sp. TRL1, a single window of DNA contains:
- a CDS encoding DUF2339 domain-containing protein — translation MNTNQEKIAILSEKMNALIKKHQVFTKEIIQLRDELKELKSAVQKEPKSTHTTQSIRTTPVKTETPPKKQIQQQPATPHTIRKTPRVKKKSNLEKFIGENLISKIGILITIIGVGIGAKYSIENNLINPITRIILGYLAGAGLLFFGIKLKKKYKNYSAVLVSGAIAVLYFITYAAYDLYQLFPQILAFILMLIFTAFAVITAIQYNKQLIAHIGLVGAYAVPFLLSDGSGKVEILFSYMAIVNIGILIISFKKYWKPLYYVSFGFTWLIYLSWHISEFSVEKNFSIALIFALLFFVIFYTTFLGYKLLQKEAYKNRDAILPFLNSFIFYGVGYAILVDHPTGKHLLGLFTLGNAVLHFIPGVIIHRLKLGNKSLLYFVLGLVLVFITIAIPVQLDGNWVTLLWITEAALLFWIGRTKQISFYEILSYILMLIGFFSLLHDWGNFYGHYSLHAPEKKITPILNSCFLTAIICMAGYGFISFLDQYKNDTSPLKKGSLIPKIASFLIPAILIIICYNSFLLEINAYWDQLYQDSHIHKGDLYKTNETLILFKNIWSILYSLIFISLLSLLNTYIIKNKYLSIVNTLFNGLCIFLFLTIGLYTISELRESYLNKEISEYYTISYFTILIRYIALVILGGAIYALYKQTQHLISEFNIGFLRPLTELFIHFVIIWVASSELIHWLDMSSAEQSYKLGLSILWGIYSLFLITLGIWKKKKHLRIGAIVLFGITLIKLFLYDISHLGTIAKTIVFVSLGILLLIISFLYNKYKHIISEENED, via the coding sequence ATGAATACAAATCAAGAGAAAATAGCCATTCTTTCTGAAAAGATGAATGCACTCATAAAAAAACATCAGGTTTTTACTAAGGAAATTATTCAGCTCAGAGATGAATTAAAAGAATTAAAATCAGCTGTTCAGAAAGAACCCAAAAGTACGCATACTACACAAAGTATACGCACTACTCCTGTAAAAACGGAAACACCTCCTAAAAAACAAATACAGCAACAACCTGCTACTCCTCATACAATTAGAAAAACTCCCCGGGTAAAAAAGAAATCTAATCTTGAAAAATTCATAGGCGAAAACCTCATTAGTAAAATCGGTATTTTAATTACCATTATCGGAGTAGGTATCGGAGCAAAGTATTCTATTGAAAATAACCTGATCAATCCGATAACCCGAATCATATTAGGATATCTTGCTGGTGCGGGATTGCTCTTCTTTGGAATCAAACTAAAGAAAAAATATAAAAATTATAGTGCAGTTTTAGTCAGTGGAGCCATTGCTGTTCTTTATTTTATCACCTATGCTGCCTATGATTTGTATCAATTATTTCCTCAGATTTTAGCTTTTATATTGATGCTTATTTTTACTGCCTTTGCTGTTATTACTGCTATTCAATATAACAAACAACTTATTGCGCATATTGGATTAGTAGGAGCATATGCGGTTCCTTTTCTTCTTAGTGACGGATCTGGTAAGGTAGAAATTTTGTTTAGTTATATGGCGATTGTCAATATAGGTATTCTCATAATCTCTTTTAAGAAATACTGGAAACCACTTTATTATGTTTCTTTTGGTTTTACCTGGTTAATTTACCTCAGTTGGCATATAAGCGAATTCTCAGTAGAAAAAAATTTCAGTATCGCCCTTATTTTTGCGTTGCTATTTTTTGTTATTTTCTACACTACTTTTCTCGGATATAAACTCTTACAAAAAGAAGCCTATAAAAACAGAGATGCTATTCTTCCTTTTCTCAATTCCTTTATATTCTACGGAGTAGGATATGCTATCCTGGTTGATCATCCTACCGGGAAACATTTATTAGGACTTTTTACCTTAGGAAATGCTGTTTTACACTTTATCCCTGGAGTTATTATCCATAGACTCAAACTAGGAAACAAAAGCTTATTATATTTTGTCTTAGGTCTTGTTTTGGTTTTTATCACAATTGCCATACCTGTACAACTCGATGGAAACTGGGTAACATTATTATGGATTACTGAAGCTGCTTTACTTTTCTGGATTGGAAGAACAAAACAGATTTCTTTTTATGAAATCTTATCATATATCCTCATGTTGATTGGTTTCTTTAGTTTACTTCATGATTGGGGGAATTTCTATGGTCATTATTCTTTACACGCTCCAGAAAAGAAGATTACTCCTATTCTGAACAGTTGTTTCCTAACGGCAATTATCTGTATGGCTGGTTATGGATTTATATCATTCTTAGACCAATACAAAAACGATACATCACCTTTAAAAAAAGGAAGCCTAATCCCTAAAATTGCTTCCTTTTTAATCCCTGCGATCCTCATTATTATTTGCTACAATTCATTCTTATTAGAAATCAATGCATATTGGGATCAATTATATCAAGATTCTCATATTCATAAAGGGGATCTGTATAAAACCAATGAAACCCTTATTTTATTTAAAAATATTTGGAGTATTTTATATTCTCTCATCTTTATATCCCTGCTTTCTTTATTAAATACCTATATAATAAAGAATAAGTATCTCTCTATTGTAAACACCCTTTTTAATGGGTTATGTATTTTCCTATTTTTGACAATAGGACTGTATACTATTAGTGAATTACGAGAAAGCTATCTGAATAAAGAGATCTCGGAGTATTACACTATTAGTTACTTCACTATATTGATTCGATACATCGCTCTTGTTATCCTTGGAGGGGCAATATATGCGCTATACAAACAAACACAACATTTGATCTCTGAATTCAATATCGGATTCCTACGCCCTTTAACAGAGCTTTTTATTCATTTTGTGATTATTTGGGTTGCTAGCAGTGAACTTATTCATTGGCTGGATATGTCATCTGCAGAGCAATCTTATAAATTAGGACTGAGTATTTTATGGGGGATATATTCACTATTTCTCATAACGCTGGGAATTTGGAAAAAGAAAAAACACCTCCGTATTGGAGCTATCGTATTATTTGGGATTACACTCATCAAACTATTTCTATATGACATCTCACACCTGGGAACCATCGCCAAAACAATTGTCTTTGTCTCTCTGGGAATTCTATTGCTCATTATTTCTTTCTTATACAATAAATACAAACACATTATATCCGAAGAAAATGAAGATTAA
- a CDS encoding DUF3999 family protein, protein MKINSVFISLIITALLPFSGKAQMESFEYSRTLNGINDTWHTLKIPNDIFAKTKKDLSDIRIYKVLKNTDTTEIPYITKIAKRKTTIQTLPSSILNTVSQGNNHYITLKTPNKQQSNQIQLSFRQVNYDWKVVLEGSHDQKEWFSILEDYRIVSIKNKQTNYHFSTLTFPPVNFTFLRLKIASKEKPILKEATVLSRREKKAIYDTFAISSIKISEHASSKTTTALLSLQKPLPVSLLSVAIKDTLDYYRPITIAYLADSVQTEKGYIYNFKNIQTGTLSSVEPNRFSFPSVTTQKIRITINNHDNTPITIAKIIAQGYHHEIIPRFPAYDKEANYYLVYGNTKIAAPRYDILQFKHTIPDSLVAITANEEKKIPRSTTTTATPLFQNKLWLWSIMGGIILILGWFSIKMIRENKASD, encoded by the coding sequence ATGAAGATTAATTCAGTTTTTATTTCACTAATTATTACTGCGCTTCTTCCTTTTTCAGGGAAAGCACAAATGGAGTCTTTTGAATATTCGAGAACATTAAATGGAATAAATGACACCTGGCATACACTAAAAATTCCTAATGATATTTTTGCAAAAACAAAAAAGGATTTGTCTGATATTAGAATATATAAAGTTCTTAAAAATACAGATACAACAGAAATCCCTTATATCACAAAAATTGCCAAAAGAAAAACCACAATCCAAACCTTGCCTTCTTCTATCTTAAACACTGTAAGTCAAGGAAATAATCATTACATTACATTAAAAACACCCAACAAGCAACAAAGTAATCAAATTCAATTGTCCTTTCGACAAGTAAACTATGACTGGAAAGTAGTTTTGGAAGGAAGTCATGATCAAAAAGAATGGTTTTCTATTCTTGAAGATTATAGAATTGTATCTATAAAAAATAAACAAACAAATTACCACTTCTCTACGCTTACTTTCCCTCCTGTCAATTTTACTTTTTTACGATTAAAAATTGCCAGCAAAGAAAAACCCATACTAAAGGAAGCAACAGTTTTGAGCCGTAGAGAGAAGAAAGCTATTTATGACACTTTTGCTATCTCCTCAATCAAGATTAGTGAACATGCTTCTTCAAAAACGACTACAGCACTTCTATCGTTACAAAAACCTCTTCCTGTCAGCCTACTAAGTGTAGCTATAAAAGATACATTGGATTACTACAGGCCAATTACTATAGCCTATTTGGCAGATAGTGTGCAAACAGAAAAAGGCTATATATATAATTTTAAGAATATACAGACAGGAACATTAAGCTCTGTAGAGCCAAACCGTTTCTCTTTTCCCTCTGTCACCACGCAAAAAATAAGAATTACTATTAACAATCATGATAATACGCCGATAACAATTGCTAAAATAATTGCCCAAGGATATCACCATGAAATAATCCCGAGATTTCCTGCTTATGATAAAGAGGCGAACTATTATCTCGTCTACGGAAATACAAAAATAGCAGCTCCACGGTATGATATTTTGCAATTTAAACACACTATTCCGGACTCTTTAGTTGCCATCACTGCAAATGAAGAGAAAAAAATCCCGCGATCAACGACGACAACCGCTACTCCTCTATTCCAAAACAAATTATGGTTATGGAGTATAATGGGAGGTATCATTCTTATTCTGGGTTGGTTCTCTATAAAAATGATCCGTGAAAATAAAGCCTCTGATTAA